The nucleotide window CACAATGGCAATTTTGTTTCCATACAAACAATTAGCCTAAAAATCATCAATAAAAAAGGACACCCTTACCCCAGGGAGTCCTAATTAGTGGATATTTATGTGCTCTAGAATCATTGTACTCACACAAAAGGGTGATTGCAAGACCTTTTTAAAACTTCTGCCCATATCACAGCTGGCACAAACCTTTCGGTCAAACAGTTAATCGGTTCAATCCAAATAAAAAAGGACCACCTTACCCCCGGTGGTCCCAATTAGTGGATATTTATGTGCTCTAGAATTATTGTACTCACACAAAAGGGTGGTTGTACATCGGAGTCCCAGAAACAGATTAAGATCGATTGGACAGCTTATTCCTCTACTTCAGATTTCCCTGTGCCAAACTTACCCTCGCGTCAATTTACAGCTCTTCAGGGCAAAAATTGGCAGATCACAGATCTGCCAGGCTTAAAAGTTGAGGAATGCGAGAAGCTAATTGCACTTGGGTTAAACACAACCAAGGCGCTGTTGCATAATAGCAACAGCATGGCACAACAAACGCATCTCGCACAGCAATTACAACTGCATGTGCATCACATCCAGAAATGGCGGGCATTAGCCGACATGGCCCGTATCCCCACGGTCGGCAATACTTATTGCGGACTTTTACT belongs to Romeriopsis navalis LEGE 11480 and includes:
- a CDS encoding DUF4332 domain-containing protein — its product is MPNLPSRQFTALQGKNWQITDLPGLKVEECEKLIALGLNTTKALLHNSNSMAQQTHLAQQLQLHVHHIQKWRALADMARIPTVGNTYCGLLLHAGVPSVKHLATLAPGRLHRQILKLQVSTMRRPDLCPDAALVTQWIQQAQRL